A window of the Microbacterium sp. LWH13-1.2 genome harbors these coding sequences:
- a CDS encoding penicillin-binding transpeptidase domain-containing protein, whose translation MTKELRRLSIVMLFMFISLFAATSWIQVVEADSLAQNPNNRRTLLDSYEIQRGSIIVDDVAIASSTPSDDKYQFQRVYTDASVWAPVTGYFNPALQSATGIERAMNADLSGTGSSAFFAEIERILSGQPQSGFSVELSLDTAAQTAAYQALDGLNGAVVAIEPKTGRILAMVSTPGFDTNQLATHDADAANATYDQLVDDPAKPLSNRAIAGDLNPPGSTFKLVVAAAAYESGNWTPDSTLPNPARYTLPGSSNTVSNAWGGTCGSGDTVTISEAIRLSCNIPMAELAVELGDDAIRAMAEKFGFNTSFSTPLESTPSSYPRALDDAQTALTGFGQGQVTATPLQIAMVAAGIANDGVVMNPRLVDTVIGNDLSVVRADDDSEFGRAFDGTIADQITASMVASVSNGAAQGARIDGVDVAGKTGTTENGNKPYTLWFTGFAPADDPEVAVAVLVEDGGGQGQLGSGDTIAAPIAKKVIEAVLGR comes from the coding sequence ATGACGAAAGAACTCCGCCGTCTCAGCATCGTGATGCTGTTCATGTTCATCTCGCTCTTCGCGGCGACCAGCTGGATCCAGGTCGTCGAAGCCGATTCCCTCGCGCAGAACCCCAACAACCGCCGCACACTGCTCGACAGCTACGAGATCCAGCGTGGATCGATCATCGTCGACGACGTCGCGATCGCCTCGTCGACCCCGTCGGATGACAAGTACCAGTTCCAGCGCGTCTACACGGATGCCTCCGTGTGGGCGCCCGTGACCGGGTACTTCAACCCGGCTCTGCAGTCGGCCACCGGCATCGAACGGGCCATGAACGCCGACCTCTCGGGTACCGGGTCGAGCGCATTCTTCGCCGAGATCGAGCGGATCCTGTCGGGCCAGCCGCAGAGCGGATTCAGCGTCGAGCTGTCACTCGACACGGCGGCGCAGACCGCGGCGTACCAGGCCCTCGACGGACTCAACGGCGCGGTCGTGGCGATCGAGCCGAAGACCGGACGCATCCTCGCGATGGTCTCGACCCCCGGGTTCGACACGAACCAGCTCGCGACCCACGACGCGGATGCTGCGAACGCGACCTACGATCAACTCGTCGACGACCCCGCCAAGCCTCTGTCGAACCGGGCGATCGCCGGCGACCTCAACCCTCCGGGGTCGACGTTCAAGCTCGTCGTGGCTGCCGCAGCATACGAGTCCGGCAACTGGACGCCCGACTCGACCCTGCCGAACCCCGCGCGCTACACACTCCCCGGATCCAGCAACACGGTGTCGAACGCCTGGGGCGGCACATGCGGCAGCGGCGACACCGTGACGATCTCCGAGGCGATCCGGCTGAGCTGCAACATCCCGATGGCCGAGCTCGCCGTCGAGCTGGGCGACGACGCGATCCGCGCGATGGCCGAGAAGTTCGGCTTCAACACGAGCTTCTCGACGCCGCTGGAATCGACGCCGTCGAGCTACCCTCGGGCACTCGACGACGCACAGACCGCGCTCACCGGATTCGGCCAGGGACAGGTCACCGCGACGCCGCTGCAGATCGCGATGGTCGCGGCCGGAATCGCCAATGACGGCGTCGTCATGAACCCCCGTCTGGTCGACACCGTGATCGGCAACGACCTCTCGGTGGTCAGGGCCGACGACGACTCCGAGTTCGGTCGTGCGTTCGATGGGACGATCGCGGATCAGATCACGGCATCCATGGTCGCCAGCGTCTCGAACGGGGCTGCGCAGGGTGCAAGAATAGACGGGGTCGATGTGGCGGGAAAGACCGGCACGACCGAGAACGGGAACAAGCCTTACACGTTGTGGTTCACCGGCTTCGCGCCGGCGGACGACCCCGAGGTGGCAGTAGCGGTCCTCGTCGAAGACGGCGGTGGACAAGGGCAGTTAGGATCCGGCGACACCATCGCCGCTCCGATTGCAAAGAAGGTCATAGAGGCGGTGCTGGGCAGATGA